The Oncorhynchus gorbuscha isolate QuinsamMale2020 ecotype Even-year unplaced genomic scaffold, OgorEven_v1.0 Un_scaffold_12282, whole genome shotgun sequence DNA window aaaatcaaatcaaatcaaattttatttgtcacatacacatggttagcagatgttaatgcgagtgtagcgaaatgcttgtgcttctagttccgacaatgcagtgataaccaacaagtaatctaactaacaattccaaaactactgtcttatacacagtgtaaggggataaagaatatgtacataaggatatatgaatgagtgatggtacagagcagcatacagtagatagtatcgagtacagtatatacatatgagatgagtatgtagacaaagtaaacaaagtggcatagttaaagtggctagtgatacatgtattacataaggatgcagtcgatgatgtagagtacagtatataggtatgcatatgagatgaataatgtagggtaagtacattatataaggtagcattgtttaaagtggctagtgatatatttacatcatttcccatcaattcccattattaaagtggctggagttgggtcagtgtcaatgacagtgtgttggcagcagccactcaatgttagtggtggctgtttaacagtctgattgttttgagatagaagctgcttttcagtctcctcggtcccagctttgatgcacctgtactgacctcgccttctggatgatagcggggtgaacaggcagtggttcgggtggttgatgtccttgatgatctttatggccttcctgtaacatcgggtggtgtaggtgtcctggagggcaggtagtttgcccccggtgatacgttgtgcagacctcactaccctctggagatccttacggttgagggcggagcagttgccgtaccaggcggtgatacagcccgccaggatgctctcgattgtgcatctgtagaagtttgtgagtgcttttggtgacaagccgaatttcttcagcctcctgaggttgaagaggcgctgctgcgctcttcttcacgacgctgtcagtgtgagtggaccaattcagtttgtctgtgatgtgtatgccgaggaacttaaacttgctacctctccactactgttccatcgatgtgatagtgttcctctgctgtttcctggaagtccacaatcatctccttagttttgttgacgttgagtgtgaggttattttccgacaccacactccaagggccctcacctccctgtagtcgtctcgtcgttgttggtaatcaagcctaccactgttgtgtcgtccgcaaacttgatgattgagttggaggcgtgcgtggccacgcagtcgtgggtgaacagggagtacaggagagggctcagaacgcactccTTGTGgtgccccgtgttgaggatcagcggggagagatgttgttgcctacctcaccacctggggcggcccgtcaggaagtctagtacCCAGTTGCTgcagggcgggtcgagacccagggtctcgagcttgatgacgagcttggagggtactatggtgttgaatgccgagctgtagtcgatgaacagcattgtcacataggtattcctcttgtccaggtgggttagggcagtgtgcagtgtggttgagattgcatcgttcaggacctatttgggcggtaagcgaattgggagtgggtctagggtgtcaggtagggtggaggtgatatggtccttgactagtctctcaaagcacttcatgatgacgggaagtgagtgctacgggtcggtagtcgtttagctcagttaccttagatttcttgggaacagggaacaatggtggccctcttgaagcatgtgggaacagcagactggtatagggattgattgaatatgtccgtaaacacaccggcacagctggtctgcgcatgctctgagggcgcggctggggatgccgtctggggcctgcagccttgcgagggttaacacgtttaaatgtcttactcacctcggcttcCTTCTGCATCTCAGAAATAATTACATAATGTTTATCGCTGAAGCACCACCTTCTATACTACAGATGTTCTGAGAATGTCACCTTTCTCTCTTCTCacgctcctcctctcccatcctgttTTTCCAGCTCCCCCACCATCATGGGCCCCAGTGAGACCTCAGAGGTGTCTGTGGTGTTGGGTTTCCCACGGTTCTGCCCTGTGATGtagaaggttctcccatgccCAGTATCACCTGGCTGAAGGACAACCAGCCCATCGTGTCCAGTGCCCAGCTCACCTACACCCGGGGTGGGCAGGCACTGAGGTTGGGGGCAGCACAGGGCGACAGTGCCGGTCTCTACACCTGCCGAGCCTCAAACCCAGCAGGCACCACTCTTAAACACTACTCACTCAGTGTGCTGGGTAAGGGAACCAGACAAGGAGAGGGTTGATTCTGGTGTATGTACTGAACAGTAGTCTAACATCATTAGAATTGAATGTACGTAAATACCGGAGAGGTATTTGACAGCCTGTTTGATTTGATCAGTTCCACCCCAGATTGAAGGGGACTCTACATCTCTGAGTTTCGGTAGCCGAGATGAGAAAGTCCGGATCAATGGCtcattaaccctgtcctgtctggCTAAAGGCTTCCCTGAACCCAAGACCCAGTGGTTCAAAGATGGACAGGTTGGTTTGTGTTTCTGTCTAGCTACTGCATTTCACACAAATTCATTTAACGCAATAGATGTCTATTTCTGCttatttgaaaaaaaaatgtatttatttttgctgTTTCTAGTTGTTGACTAGGAACTCCCACACGGGTATCCGTGAGAGTGGTCACCTTCTTCACATAGACAATGCCATGCTCTCCCATGAGGGACAATACACCTGCATGGTCACCAACATTgcaggagaggacaagagagactTCCACGTCACTATTCAGGGTGAGTGTCCGTTGGCAAAATTAGTTAATTCACACTATGCAACCTAATCTCACTGCACTCTTGTGAAACTAACTGAAcattcgtttctctctctctctcagttcctcCCATCTTCCATCGGGGGAGTAACGGTGCAGCAGCCTGgggtctgggaggagaggaggaggaagaggaggagggagcaggaggggTTAGAGATGatgagatgacagagagaagggaggtggtCCTGGGGCATCCCATCAGCCTGTCCTGTGAGAGTAACGCCATCCCTCCGCCCCATCTCAGCTGGTACAGAGAGGGACGCAAGCTCTCCACCGCTGACGGAGTGGTACTGCTGCCAGGTGAGAGGGGGACCATGCCCTCTAGGTCTAGTTCTACGATATCAAACTGGTACAACGACCAGTATGGCACTACTGCAGCATCAGCTCCACTGTGATCCAATAAGATGCTCTGTTATGTTGTTGTCCTTTAGGTGGGCAGGTACTCCAGATTCCACGGGTCCAGCAGGAGGATGCTGGGAAATATACATGTCAGGCGGTGAACGAGGCAGGGGAGGACCGCATGCACTTTGACCTGGAGGTTCTGGGTAGGCACGCTTTGTTAATATCCCTGTTATTCTGTCAACTTATTATTCAATCATGGTCCTCGTACAGTCAAAAGCCTTAATGCCTAAACCTGCAAAACGGATGCGCCATTTCCGAATGTTTTTCTCTTTTGGCGTCCTGTTTTTCCAGTCCCCCCAGTGATAACGGGCCAGTTGGATGAGTTCATGGAGGAGATAGGAGCAGTGGTGAACAGTACCGTGGCTCTCCACTGTGACGTGACGGGTCACCCAGAACCAGCCATCTCCTGGCTGAGGGACGGCACACCGCTGCCCTCCGGACAACACCACAGCATCAGTGAGGACGGGAGACAACTACAGGTCAGAATCCCGTATACCAAAGCACTGCACTGCTTAGTACAGTTTTAGGACTTCCCTTTGAATAGAATGGCCCCCGTCCTGCGCTGGTGTCACTAATTTGATTTAATTCAATATACAGCCCTCTCTTATTTCATCTGTCTCAGGGGCAGGTCTATAATATTATGTTATTCTGTCTTTCAGATCCTCAGTGTGCAGGTGTCAGACATGGCCAGCTACCTTTGTGTGGCTGAGAACAAGGTTGGAGCAGTGGAAAAACTCTTCAGTCTGACTGTGCAAGGTGAGATGGAGCCCACAAGTGCAAACATCTCTTCAAATGCCACATCAAGCTGATTTCTACAATTCACACAGGAAGGACAGAGATATCCTGTGAATGTGTTCACGTGTTAGCTGAGTGTGAGCTGATGTATTCCTGTTCCTCTCCAGTTCCCCCAAGGATGGTAGctggcagggaggaggaggtgagtgTGATAAAGGGCCACATGGTGTCCATGCTGTGTGACGTCCAGGCGTATCCTCCTCCAGAGATCACATGGACCAGAGATGGACAGGTCCTCCAGTTCAGCACGGGTATCCACATCCTGCCAGGTCAGAGCTGGCTCCTCAACACACTGCCCAGAGCC harbors:
- the LOC124030511 gene encoding hemicentin-2-like, coding for MPSITWLKDNQPIVSSAQLTYTRGGQALRLGAAQGDSAGLYTCRASNPAGTTLKHYSLSVLVPPQIEGDSTSLSFGSRDEKVRINGSLTLSCLAKGFPEPKTQWFKDGQLLTRNSHTGIRESGHLLHIDNAMLSHEGQYTCMVTNIAGEDKRDFHVTIQVPPIFHRGSNGAAAWGLGGEEEEEEEGAGGVRDDEMTERREVVLGHPISLSCESNAIPPPHLSWYREGRKLSTADGVVLLPGGQVLQIPRVQQEDAGKYTCQAVNEAGEDRMHFDLEVLVPPVITGQLDEFMEEIGAVVNSTVALHCDVTGHPEPAISWLRDGTPLPSGQHHSISEDGRQLQILSVQVSDMASYLCVAENKVGAVEKLFSLTVQVPPRMVAGREEEVSVIKGHMVSMLCDVQAYPPPEITWTRDGQVLQFSTGIHILPGGQMLQLPRARLEDAGQYVCTATNSAGQDQKSILLSVYVLPTLKPRLDSESEVLTPQVGSSVTLRCEARGIPTPEVTWYRNGLQLAARTGLKVEQHQLEIIGVQVADGGMYICKVSNVAGQVDRTFRLTVHVPPVLDGPLHESLTQNLDSHVTLLCEPTGVPVPSITWLKDGIPIESSLQWQWSVRGNRLELGPLTLSHAGTYTCVAKNREGQTQKDFALTVQ